In Clupea harengus chromosome 25, Ch_v2.0.2, whole genome shotgun sequence, one genomic interval encodes:
- the LOC105900517 gene encoding myosin-7 — translation MSEIGDLAMKEFGVAAPFLRKSDLERLEAQTRPFDMKRECFVPDPEEEYVKASIISRDGDKVTVETAKGKSVVVKDADVLPQNPPKFDKIEDMVMFTFLHEPAVLFNLKERYAAWMIYTYSGLFCVTVNPYKWLPVYDQEVVNAYRGKKRQEAPPHIFSISDNAYQYMLADRENQSVLITGESGAGKTVNTKRVIQYFASIAASGPSSKKDGSEKKGTLEDQIIQANPALEAFGNAKTIRNDNSSRFGKFIRIHFAASGKLASADIETYLLEKSRVTFQLKAERDYHIFYQILSQKKPELLEMLLITNNPYDYSFISQGETTVASINDADELMATDEAFDVLGFTVEEKNSIYKLTGAIMHYGNMRFKQKQREEQAEADGTEIADKSAYLMGLNSADLIKGLCHPRVKVGNEWVTKGQSVQQVYYAMGALAKSVYEKMFLWMVVRINQSLDTRQPRQYFIGVLDIAGFEIFDYNTFEQLCINFTNEKLQQFFNHHMFVLEQEEYKKEGIEWTFIDFGMDLQACIDLIEKPMGIMSILEEECMFPKASDATFKEKLYDNHLGKSNNFQKPRVVKGKPEAHFSLVHYAGSVDYNINNWLVKNKDPLNETVVGLYQKSTLKLLGVLFANYAGESGNVQSGKGAKKKGSSFQTVSALHRENLNKLMTNLRSTHPHFVRCLIPNETKTPGAMDNPLVMHQLRCNGVLEGIRICRKGFPNRILYGDFKQRYRILNPAAIPDGQFIDSKKGAEKLLGSLDIDHNQYKFGHTKVFFKAGLLGLLEEMRDERLALIITAIQAKSRGLLARLEFQKIVERRDSLLVIQWNVRAFMGVKNWPWMRLFFKIKPLLRSAEAEKEMANMKEEFLKLKEAYAKSETRRKELEEKMVSLLQEKNDLNLQVQAEQDNLCDAEERCDQLIKHKIQMEAKIKEMTERLEDEEEMNSDMTAKKRKLEDECSELKKDIDDLELTLAKVEKEKHATENKVKNLTEEMAGLDEIIAKLTKEKKALQEAHQQTLDDLQSEEDKVNNLTKAKAKLEQQVDDLEGSLEQEKKVRMDLERAKRKLEGDLKLAQESVMDLENDKQQLVECLKKKDFEISQVNGKIEDEQIISIQLQKKMKELQARIEELEEELEAERAARAKVEKQRADLARELEEISERLEEAGGATASQIEMNKKREAEFHRLRRDLEEATLHHEATSATLRKKQADSVADLGEQIDNLQRVKQKLEKEKSELRLELDDVVSNMEHVVKTKANLEKANRTLEDQMNEYKTKFEEGQRTINDFTMHKAKLQAENGELTRQMEEKDSLVSQLTRSKQSYTQQTEDLKRQLEEEVKAKNALAHAVQSARHDCDLLREQYEEEQEAKAELQRSMSKANSEVAQWRTKYETDAIQRTEDLEEAKKKLTQRLQDAEEAVEAVNAKCSSLEKTKHRLQNEIEDLMVDIDRANAAAAALDKKQRNFDKVLAEWKQKFEESQTELEGSQKEARALSTELFKLKNSYEEALDHLETMKRENKNLQGEISDLTEQLAVGGKSIHELEKIRKQLEQEKSEIQSALEEAEASLEHEEGKILRAQLEFNQVKAEMERKLAEKDEEMEQSKRNLQRTIDTLQSSLESETRSRNEALRIKKKMEGDLNEMEIQLSQANRQAAESQKQLKVVQAHLKDAQLQLDDSLRSNDDLKENIAIVERRNNLLQAELEELRATLEQTERGRKLAEQELLDTSERVQLLHSQNTSLLNQKKKLENDTSQLQTEVEEAVQECRNAEEKAKKAITDAAMMAEELKKEQDTSAHLERMKKNMEQTIKDLQHRLDEAEQIAMKGGKKQIQKLETRVRELENEVESEQKKSGEAIKGIRKYERRIKELSYQTEEDKKNLTRLQDLVDKLQLKVKAYKRNAEEAEEQSNTNMGKFRKIQHELDEAEERADIAESQVNKLRAKSRDVGSKVSVAVQRS, via the exons ATGTCGGAGATAGGAGACCTCGCCATGAAGGAGTTTGGGGTAGCGGCTCCATTCTTGAGGAAGTCGGACCTCGAGCGCCTGGAGGCACAAACGCGCCCCTTCGACATGAAGAGGGAGTGCTTTGTGCCCGACCCTGAAGAGGAGTACGTCAAGGCTTCCATCATCAGCAGAGATGGTGACAAAGTCACTGTTGAAACTGCAAAGGGAAAG AGTGTAGTGGTGAAGGACGCAGACGTCCTCCCTCAGAACCCGCCCAAGTTTGATAAAATTGAAGACATGGTGATGTTCACCTTCCTCCATGAGCCTGCTGTGCTGTTTAACCTCAAAGAGCGTTACGCAGCATGGATGATCTAC ACCTACTCTGGGCTTTTCTGTGTAACTGTAAACCCCTACAAGTGGCTGCCAGTGTACGACCAGGAGGTGGTTAATGCCTACAGAGGCAAGAAGAGGCAAGAAGCTCCTCCTCATatcttctccatctctgacaATGCTTACCAGTATATGTTGGCAG ACAGGGAGAATCAGTCTGTTCTTATCAC GGGAGAATCTGGTGCTGGGAAGACTGTCAACACAAAGAGAGTAATTCAGTACTTTGCCAGCATTGCTGCATCTGGACCCTCTTCAAAGAAGGATGGCTCTGAGAAAAAG GGAACCCTGGAGGATCAAATCATCCAGGCTAATCCTGCTCTTGAGGCCTTTGGCAATGCCAAAACTATCAGAAATGACAACTCCTCAAGATTT GGCAAATTCATCCGAATTCATTTTGCCGCCAGTGGAAAGCTAGCTTCTGCTGATATTGAGACCT ACTTGCTGGAGAAGTCTCGTGTCACCTTTCAGCTCAAAGCTGAGAGAGACTACCACATTTTCTACCAGATCCTGTCTCAAAAGAAACCTGAACTCTTGG AAATGCTGCTCATCACCAACAACCCCTATGACTACTCCTTCATCTCCCAAGGAGAGACGACCGTAGCCTCCATCAATGACGCTGACGAGCTCATGGCCACTGAT GAAGCTTTTGATGTCCTGGGCTTCACTGTGGAAGAGAAGAACAGTATCTACAAGCTGACTGGTGCCATAATGCACTACGGCAACATGAGGTTCAAGCAGAAGCAGCGtgaggagcaggcagaggctGACGGCACTGAGA TTGCTGACAAATCAGCGTACCTGATGGGCCTGAACTCTGCTGACCTCATCAAGGGTCTGTGTCACCCGAGGGTCAAAGTAGGAAACGAGTGGGTCACCAAAGGACAGAGTGTCCAACAG GTGTACTACGCCATGGGGGCACTGGCTAAGTCAGTGTATGAGAAGATGTTCCTGTGGATGGTGGTGAGAATCAACCAGTCCCTGGACACCAGACAACCTCGTCAGTATTTCATAGGAGTGCTGGACATTGCTGGTTTTGAGATCTTTGAT TATAACACTTTTGAGCAGCTATGCATCAACTTCACCAATGAGAAACTGCAACAGTTTTTCAATCATCACATGTTTGTGCTGGAGCAAGAAGAGTATAAGAAAGAAGGCATTGAGTGGACATTCATAGATTTCGGAATGGACTTGCAAGCTTGTATTGACCTCATAGAAAAG cctATGGGTATCATGTCCATCCTTGAAGAGGAGTGCATGTTCCCTAAAGCCAGTGATGCCACATTTAAAGAAAAGCTTTATGACAATCATCTGGGGAAATCCAACAACTTCCAGAAACCGAGAGTTGTGAAAGGCAAACCGGAGGCCCATTTCTCCCTGGTTCATTATGCTGGCAGTGTGGactacaacatcaacaactGGTTGGTGAAGAACAAGGACCCTCTGAATGAGACGGTTGTTGGACTTTACCAAAAGTCCACCCTCAAACTCCTGGGAGTGCTCTTTGCAAACTATGCTGGGGAGTCAGGTAATGTTCAAAGT GGCAAAGGAGCAAAAAAGAAGGGCTCCTCTTTCCAAACTGTGTCTGCTTTGCATAGG GAAAACTTAAACAAGTTGATGACGAACTTGAGGTCCACTCACCCCCACTTTGTGCGCTGCCTCATCCCCAATGAGACCAAGACTCCTGGGGCGATGGACAACCCTCTGGTGATGCACCAGCTGCGCTGTAACGGTGTGCTGGAAGGCATCAGGATCTGCAGAAAGGGCTTCCCCAACAGGATTCTGTACGGGGACTTCAAACAGAG ATATCGTATTCTGAACCCAGCAGCAATTCCAGATGGACAGTTTATTGACAGCAAAAAGGGGGCAGAGAAGTTACTCGGATCTCTCGATATTGACCACAATCAGTACAAGTTTGGACACACAAAG GTGTTCTTCAAGGCTGGTCTGCTGGGTCTACTGGAAGAAATGAGAGATGAACGACTAGCACTCATTATAACAGCAATACAGGCTAAATCACGGGGGCTTCTTGCAAGACTTGAGTTCCAGAAGATTGTTGAGCGCAG GGATTCCTTACTTGTTATCCAGTGGAATGTGCGTGCTTTCATGGGGGTCAAGAATTGGCCTTGGATGAGGCTTTTCTTCAAGATCAAGCCCTTACTGAGGTCAGCTGAGGCTGAGAAGGAGATGGCTAACATGAAGGAAGAATTCCTTAAATTGAAAGAGGCCTATGCAAAATCTGAAACTCGTAGGAAGGAGCTGGAAGAGAAAATGGTCTCTCTTCTCCAAGAGAAGAATGACCTCAATCTCCAAGTTCAGGCA GAACAAGATAATCTTTGTGATGCTGAAGAGCGGTGTGACCAACTGATTAAGCATAAAATTCAAATGGAGGCCAAAATCAAAGAGATGACCGAGAGactggaggatgaggaggagatgaattCTGATATGACAGcaaagaagaggaagctggaagATGAGTGCTCTGAGCTCAAGAAGGACATTGATGACCTGGAGCTCACCTTGGCTAAAGTGGAGAAAGAAAAGCATGCCACTGAGAACAAG GTGAAAAATCTGACTGAGGAAATGGCAGGTCTTGATGAAATCATTGCCAAGCTGACCAAGGAAAAGAAAGCTCTACAAGAAGCACATCAGCAAACTCTAGATGATCTGCAAAGTGAGGAGGACAAAGTCAACAACCTCACCAAGGCCAAAGCCAAGCTGGAGCAGCAAGTGGATGAT CTTGAGGGCTCTCTGGAGCAAGAGAAGAAGGTGAGGATGGATCTGGAAAGAGCCAAGAGGAAGCTGGAGGGTGACTTAAAGTTGGCCCAGGAGAGTGTGATGGACCTggaaaatgacaaacaacaactGGTGGAGTGCCTGAAAAA GAAGGACTTTGAGATCAGCCAGGTCAATGGGAAGATAGAAGATGAGCAAATTATCAGCATTCAGCTCCAGAAGAAAATGAAGGAGTTGCAG GCTCGTAtagaggagctggaggaagagCTTGAGGCAGAGCGAGCTGCCAGAGCTAAagtagagaaacagagagcagacCTGgccagagagctggaggagatcagtgagaggctggaggaggctgGTGGAGCCACTGCTTCCCAGATTGAGATGAACAAGAAAAGGGAAGCCGAGTTCCACAGGCTACGCAGAGACCTTGAAGAGGCAACTCTGCACCACGAAGCTACGTCCGCCACCCTCAGGAAGAAACAAGCCGACAGTGTGGCCGACCTGGGAGAGCAGATAGACAACCTGCAGAGAGTCAAGCagaagctggagaaggagaagagtgagcTCAGGCTGGAGCTGGATGATGTGGTCTCCAACATGGAACATGTTGTTAAGACCAAG GCAAATCTGGAAAAGGCAAACAGGACATTAGAAGACCAGATGAACGAATACAAGACTAAATTTGAGGAGGGTCAACGTACGATTAATGATTTCACCATGCATAaggcaaagctgcaagctgaaAATG GTGAGCTTAcgagacagatggaggaaaagGACTCTCTAGTCTCTCAGCTGACCAGAAGCAAGCAGTCCTACACCCAACAAACTGAGGATCTTAAAAGACAACTGGAAGAGGAAGTCAAG GCCAAGAACGCTCTTGCTCATGCAGTGCAGTCTGCTCGCCATGACTGTGACCTGCTCAGAGAGCAGTatgaagaggagcaggaggccaaGGCTGAGCTGCAGAGATCCATGTCCAAGGCCAACTCTGAGGTGGCTCAGTGGAGAACCAAGTACGAGACTGATGCCATCCAGAGAACTGAGGACCTGGAGGAGGCAAA GAAGAAATTAACTCAGCGCTTGCAAGATGCGGAGGAGGCTGTAGAAGCTGTCAATGCAAAATGTTCTTCTTTGGAGAAGACCAAACACAGGCTCCAGAATGAGATTGAAGATCTCATGGTGGACATAGATAGAGCAAATGCAGCCGCGGCTGCCCTAGACAAAAAGCAAAGGAACTTTGACAAG GTCTTGGCGGAGTGGAAGCAGAAGTTTGAGGAGTCCCAGACAGAGCTGGAGGGCTCCCAGAAGGAGGCCAGGGCTTTGAGCACAGAGCTGTTCAAACTGAAGAACTCCTATGAAGAAGCTCTGGATCACTTGGAGACAatgaagagggagaacaagaacCTTCAAG GGGAGATCTCAGATTTGACTGAGCAACTGGCTGTGGGAGGGAAGAGCATCCACGAACTGGAGAAAATAAGAAAACAGTTGGAACAGGAGAAGAGTGAAATCCAGTCAGCTCTAGAGGAGGCAGAA GCCTCTCTTGAACATGAGGAGGGTAAGATCCTGAGGGCCCAGCTCGAGTTCAATCAGGTAAAGGCTGAGATGGAGCGCAAACTTGctgagaaggatgaggagatggagcagTCAAAGAGGAACCTTCAAAGGACCATTGACACCCTTCAAAGCTCTCTGGAGTCAGAGACTCGCAGCAGGAATGAGGCCCTCAGGAttaagaagaagatggagggtgACCTCAATGAGATGGAGATCCAGTTGAGTCAGGCCAACAGGCAGGCAGCAGAGTCCCAGAAACAGCTCAAAGTTGTTCAGGCTCATCTGAAG GATGCTCAACTTCAGCTTGACGACTCTTTAAGAAGCAATGATGATCTGAAGGAGAACATAGCTATAGTGGAGAGGCGTAATAACCTGCTTCAGGCAGAACTGGAGGAGCTGAGAGCCACACTGGAGCAGACCGAGAGAGGTCGCAAGCTGGCGGAGCAGGAGCTGCTGGACACCAGCGAGAGGGTTCAGCTGCTCCACTCACAG AACACCAGCCTTTTGAACCAgaagaagaagctggagaacGACACAAGCCAGCTTCAGACTGAGGTGGAAGAGGCAGTTCAGGAGTGCCGGAATGCTGAGGAGAAGGCCAAGAAGGCCATCACTGATGCTGCCATGATGgctgaggagctgaagaaggagcaggacaCCAGTGCTCACCTGGAGCGCATGAAGAAGAACATGGAGCAGACCATTAAGGACCTGCAGCACCGCCTTGATGAGGCAGAACAAATCGCCATGAAGGGAGGAAAGAAGCAAATTCAGAAGCTGGAGACTAGG GTCAGAGAACTGGAGAATGAAGTTGAATCTGAACAGAAGAAAAGTGGTGAAGCTATCAAAGGAATTCGTAAATATGAAAGACGCATCAAAGAGCTGTCATACCAG actgaggaggacaagaagaatcTAACCCGACTGCAAGATCTGGTGGACAAGCTGCAGCTGAAGGTCAAAGCCTACAAGAGGAATGCAGAGGAGGCT GAGGAACAGTCCAACACCAACATGGGCAAGTTCCGGAAGATTCAGCATGAGCTGGATGAGGCTGAGGAGAGAGCCGACATCGCAGAGTCTCAAGTCAACAAGCTGCGTGCCAAGAGCAGGGACGTGGGCTCCAAGGTTAGTGTTGCTGTTCAAAGATCATAA